From Toxorhynchites rutilus septentrionalis strain SRP chromosome 2, ASM2978413v1, whole genome shotgun sequence, a single genomic window includes:
- the LOC129770613 gene encoding protein FAM98A codes for MEEQIIDELRNVGYDGPSLDRNYISTALAAGLQSEEFQDLVIWLTDEIRVLGKLDEKISKGEDASVFVLELSGFLKELTCPYTDLTSGHASDRLQTYDSRVVLLEYLLNELMAFKMIEALKPKEKSNVITLFESPTAGALKDISITLGLGKPPNNIPSKILFEKINVRLDETIKTAGEKRLSKPLFAPSKNLSMEQWNKMENLHKDLDTEYDLRRKMLLTRLDVTIQSFKWSTRVKGKEGSMSERYAEKRKLLDSLQTGGNDTDLAALLGARETLAIIEKTSSAAVRRNTKSKIQRHIIGRVPDRGGRAYEHNPPPLEMPSWQTQRNTGGPGGGGQRGGFGGGRGGNQNRGGGGGGVFQQQKGYQQQQQQPQGGYNQAGSGGYQQNQPRGGGGGRVQGGWSQPQKDYNQSYSNNNSSGGYGNAGSNRPYSNSDQFSNSSGGSGNRGGGGFGDQQYNRNNSFDGNKDRNYDNDYNRGGGGGGRGGGGRSNYNRGGRR; via the exons ATGGAAGAACAAATCATAGACGAACTACGAAATGTAGG CTATGATGGACCTTCCCTCGATCGGAATTACATCTCCACGGCACTTGCTGCTGGTCTGCAAAGTGAAGAATTTCAGGATTTGGTAATTTGGCTTACCGACGAAATTCGGGTACTTGGTAAGCTGGACGAGAAAATTTCCAAGGGGGAAGATGCCAGCGTGTTCGTTTTGGAACTATCCGGATTCTTGAAGGAACTCACCTGCCCCTACACAGATCTCACTTCGGGTCATGCTTCCGATCGTTTGCAAACATACGACTCGAGGGTTGTGCTCTTGGAGTACTTGTTGAATGAACTGATGGCTTTCAAGATGATCGAAGCGCTGAAGCCAAAGGAGAAGTCGAATGTGATTACGCTGTTCGAATCACCTACCGCTGGGGCACTGAAAGACATTTCTATCACGCTTGGTTTGGGGAAGCCCCCGAACAACATTCCGTCGAAGATactatttgaaaaaattaacgTTCGGCTGGACGAAACGATTAAAACTGCGGGTGAAAAAAGACTCAGTAAACCGTTATTTGCTCCGAGCAAGAATCTTTCCATGGAGCAGTGGAATAAAATGGAAAATCTGCACAAAGATTTGGACACCGAGTACGATTTGCGGCGTAAAATGTTGCTGACTCGGCTGGACGTTACAATTCAGAGCTTCAAGTGGTCAACCAGAGTGAAGGGCAAAGAAGGCTCGATGAGTGAGCGATATGCGGAGAAACGAAAACTGTTGGATTCGTTACAAACCGGTGGGAATGATACGGATCTAGCGGCGCTGCTCGGGGCTAGAGAAACACTGGCAATTATCGAGAAAACTAGCAGTGCTGCAGTGCGTAGAAATACTAAGAGTAAAATCCAGCGACATATTATTGGGCGGGTTCCCGATCGAGGGGGTCGAGCGTACGAGCACAATCCACCACCGCTGGAAATGCCCTCGTGGCAAACTCAAAGAAATACCGGTGGACCGGGAGGTGGCGGCCAACGTGGTGGTTTCGGAGGTGGACGG GGTGGTAACCAGAACCGTGGAGGTGGTGGCGGTGGTGTTTTTCAGCAACAGAAAGGataccaacaacaacaacagcaaccacAGGGCGGCTACAACCAAGCTGGTAGCGGAGGTTATCAGCAAAATCAGCCACGAGGTGGCGGTGGAGGTCGTGTTCAGGGTGGATGGTCTCAACCGCAAAAAG ATTATAATCAGAGTTATAGCAATAATAATAGCAGTGGTGGTTACGGTAATGCCGGCTCAAATCGTCCATACTCCAATAGTGATCAATTCAGTAACAGTTCTGGTGGATCTGGAAATCGCGGCGGAGGAGGCTTCGGGGACCAGCAGTATAATCGAAACAATAGCTTCGATGGAAATAAGGACCGTAACTATGATAACGACTATAACCGAGGTGGTGGCGGCGGTGGAAGAGGAGGTGGAGGTCGTTCGAACTATAATCGTGGGGGCCGCCGTTGA
- the LOC129768468 gene encoding longitudinals lacking protein-like isoform X2, with amino-acid sequence MADQQQYFLKWNDFQTNMVTSFRHLRNEKSFTDVTLACEGQTCKAHKMVLSACSPYFKSLLEENPSKHPIIILKDVSYSHLQAILEFMYAGEVNVSQEQLPTFLKTADRLKVKGLAETPTNIKREG; translated from the exons ATGGCTGATCAGCAACAGTACTTCCTCAAATGGAATGATTTCCAAACTAATATGGTGACCTCGTTCCGACATCTCCGCAATGAGAAAAGCTTCACAGAT GTAACGCTGGCATGCGAAGGACAAACGTGCAAGGCGCATAAGATGGTGTTATCAGCATGCAGTCCCTACTTCAAGTCTTTGCTGGAG GAAAACCCGTCGAAGCACCCTATCATCATCCTGAAGGACGTGTCATACAGTCATCTGCAGGCGATCCTAGAGTTCATGTACGCCGGCGAGGTCAATGTGTCCCAGGAACAGCTACCGACGTTCTTGAAAACCGCAGATAGACTGAAAGTGAAAGGCCTCGCAGAAACACCGACGAATATCAAGCGAGAGGGCTAA
- the LOC129768468 gene encoding longitudinals lacking protein-like isoform X1: MCQAKCGRRIGERVSVDYRSPFIFGFALVSFPDPFRRVEDCFPLRAYTSSATSFRRINNRNGYGYQHTGTMADQQQYFLKWNDFQTNMVTSFRHLRNEKSFTDVTLACEGQTCKAHKMVLSACSPYFKSLLEENPSKHPIIILKDVSYSHLQAILEFMYAGEVNVSQEQLPTFLKTADRLKVKGLAETPTNIKREG; this comes from the exons ATGTGTCAAGCCAAATGCGGGAGACGAATAGGAGAGCGAGTATCAGTAGATTATAG GTCTCCTTTTATTTTTGGTTTTGCTTTGGTTTCCTTTCCTGATCCTTTCAGAAGAGTGGAGGACTGTTTTCCCTTACGCGCGTATACTTCTAGTGCCACAAGCTTCCGCAGAATCAATAACCGCAACGGATACGGATATCAACACACAGGGACAATGGCTGATCAGCAACAGTACTTCCTCAAATGGAATGATTTCCAAACTAATATGGTGACCTCGTTCCGACATCTCCGCAATGAGAAAAGCTTCACAGAT GTAACGCTGGCATGCGAAGGACAAACGTGCAAGGCGCATAAGATGGTGTTATCAGCATGCAGTCCCTACTTCAAGTCTTTGCTGGAG GAAAACCCGTCGAAGCACCCTATCATCATCCTGAAGGACGTGTCATACAGTCATCTGCAGGCGATCCTAGAGTTCATGTACGCCGGCGAGGTCAATGTGTCCCAGGAACAGCTACCGACGTTCTTGAAAACCGCAGATAGACTGAAAGTGAAAGGCCTCGCAGAAACACCGACGAATATCAAGCGAGAGGGCTAA